The following coding sequences are from one Eptesicus fuscus isolate TK198812 chromosome 7, DD_ASM_mEF_20220401, whole genome shotgun sequence window:
- the TMDD1 gene encoding transmembrane and death domain protein 1, whose product MAAPAPSGALGVALWGSVLVLAGALDAMGPHTAVRLAELLTPEECSHFQSLLKAPDPDVEEELARLSEDRLARAEPSGPTSGSPGRRRREATDPEVSDGCREGLAAWLAAEAPTLPWDRVARALRRCGRPDVARELGKNLHQQATLQLRQFGQRYLPPGAPPALAGVPAAAPAPAPARLRVPGAAPAAAPRSRRASASEPNWDELELIVERLPPAPYERSPAGWAGPLALGFCAGFVGSLGAGALLVLLTLWITGGDGDGDGDGVRPGSPGPPATAGPRPREAHGWWEATPLLTEEQLVSPGAWAWAADGPDPPSPQCPRM is encoded by the coding sequence ATGGCGGCTCCCGCTCCGAGCGGGGCCCTAGGCGTGGCGCTCTGGGGCTCGGTACTGGTTCTGGCGGGGGCCTTGGACGCCATGGGGCCTCACACAGCCGTCCGCCTGGCCGAGCTGCTGACCCCGGAGGAGTGCAGCCATTTCCAGTCGCTTCTGAAGGCGCCAGACCCGGACgtggaggaggagctggccagACTTTCTGAGGATCGGTTGGCCCGGGCCGAACCGTCGGGGCCCACGTCGGGGTCgccgggccggcggcggcgggaggcgaCTGACCCCGAAGTTTCCGACGGCTGCCGGGAGGGGCTGGCAGCTTGGCTGGCGGCCGAGGCCCCGACCCTGCCCTGGGACCGCGTGGCCCGGGCCCTGCGGCGCTGCGGCCGCCCCGACGTGGCCCGGGAGCTGGGCAAGAACCTCCACCAGCAGGCGACGCTGCAGCTGCGCCAGTTCGGGCAGCGCTACCTGCCGCCCGGCGCGCCCCCGGCGCTGGCCGGGGTCCCCGCGGCAGCCCCCGCCCCGGCTCCGGCCCGGCTCCGGGTCCCCGGGGCAGCCCCCGCCGCGGCCCCGCGCTCCCGCCGCGCCTCGGCCTCGGAGCCGAACTGGGACGAGCTGGAGCTGATCGTGGAGCGCCTGCCTCCGGCACCGTACGAGCGCAGCCCCGCAGGCTGGGCCGGGCCGCTGGCGCTCGGCTTCTGCGCTGGCTTCGTGGGGTCGCTGGGCGCTGGGGCGCTGCTCGTCCTGCTCACGCTGTGGATCACGGGCGGCGATGGCGATGGCGATGGCGATGGGGTGCGGCCGGGCAGCCCCGGCCCTCCCGCCACCGCCGGGCCCAGGCCACGGGAGGCGCACGGCTGGTGGGAGGCCACGCCGCTCTTGACTGAAGAGCAGCTGGTGTCGccgggggcctgggcctgggctgcagaTGGGCCAGATCCTCCCTCACCCCAGTGCCCCCGGATGTAA
- the FIGNL2 gene encoding fidgetin-like protein 2 → MHWTPEHAQPLNQWPEQHLDVSSTTPSPAHKLELPPGGRQRCHYAWAHDDISALTASNLLKRYAEKYSGVLDSPYERPTLGAYGDAAFLNGAKGDPEPWPGPEPHYPLASLHEGLPGTKSGSGGGSGGLGGSPVLAGNLPEPLYAGNACGGPSAAPEYAAGYGGGYLAPGYCAQTGTALPPPPPAALLQPPPPPGYGPSGPLYNYPAGGYAAQPGYGALPPPPAPPPTPYLPSGLAAPTPLPAPAPARPAPASYGFQAAAPGAEAGVSLKRKAADEGAEGRYRKYVYEPTKAPAADGAAYPAADNGDGRGNGFRAKPPGAVEEASGKYAGGVPLKVLGSPGYGPQLESFEKFPERAPAPVPRGAFALPSEEPLKAVDPGALELVTSKMLDCGPPVQWADVAGQGPLKAALEEELVWPLLRPPAYPGSPRPPRTVLLFGPRGAGKALLGRCLATQLGASLLRLRAASLAAPGAAEGARLLQAAFAAARCRPPAVLLISELDALLPAREDGAAAAGSLLAPLLACLDGGCGAGADGVLVVGTTSRPAALDEATRRRFVLRFYVALPDGTARGQILQRALAQQGCVLSDRELAALVQGTQGFSGGELGQLCQQAAAGAGLPGLQRPLSYKDLEAALAKVGPRATPKDLDSYVEWDKMYGFGH, encoded by the coding sequence ATGCACTGGACACCGGAACACGCCCAGCCTCTCAACCAGTGGCCAGAGCAGCACCTGGACGTCTCCTCCACCACCCCGTCGCCAGCCCACAAgttggagctgccccctgggggtcgcCAGCGCTGCCACTATGCTTGGGCGCACGACGACATCTCGGCCCTGACGGCCTCCAACCTCCTCAAGCGCTACGCAGAGAAGTACTCGGGGGTCCTGGACTCGCCCTACGAGCGCCCCACCCTGGGCGCCTACGGCGACGCCGCCTTTCTCAACGGCGCCAAGGGGGAccccgagccctggccagggccggaGCCACACTACCCCTTGGCCTCGCTCCACGAAGGCCTGCCCGGAACCAAGTCGGGCAGTGGGGGCGGCTCCGGGGGCCTCGGGGGCTCCCCGGTTTTAGCCGGGAACCTGCCTGAACCCCTCTACGCCGGCAATGCGTGCGGGGGCCCGTCGGCGGCGCCCGAGTACGCGGCCGGCTACGGCGGGGGGTACCTGGCCCCGGGCTACTGCGCGCAGACGGGGACCGcgctgcccccgccgcccccggccgCGCTGCTGCAGCCCCCGCCTCCGCCCGGCTACGGCCCCTCGGGGCCTCTGTACAACTACCCCGCGGGGGGCTACGCCGCGCAGCCGGGTTACGGGGCTCTgccgccgcccccggccccgccgcccacCCCCTACCTGCCCTCGGGCCTGGCGGCGCCCACGCCCCTGCCcgcgcccgccccggcccggcccgcgcccGCCTCCTACGGCTTCCAGGCCGCCGCTCCGGGGGCGGAGGCCGGGGTGTCGCTGAAGCGCAAGGCCGCGGACGAGGGCGCGGAGGGCCGCTACCGCAAGTACGTCTACGAGCCCACCAAGGCCCCGGCGGCCGACGGCGCCGCCTACCCCGCCGCGGACAACGGCGACGGTCGAGGCAACGGGTTCCGGGCGAAGCCGCCGGGGGCGGTGGAGGAGGCGTCGGGCAAGTACGCCGGCGGCGTCCCGCTCAAGGTCCTGGGCTCCCCGGGCTACGGCCCGCAACTCGAGTCATTTGAAAAGTTCCCGGAGCGCGCGCCGGCCCCGGTTCCCCGGGGGGCCTTTGCCTTGCCGTCGGAGGAGCCCCTCAAAGCTGTGGACCCGGGGGCCCTGGAGCTGGTGACGAGCAAGATGCTGGACTGCGGGCCCCCGGTGCAGTGGGCAGACGTGGCGGGCCAGGGCCCGCTCAAGGCGGcgctggaggaggagctggtgtGGCCCCTGCTGAGGCCGCCCGCCTACCCCGGCAGCCCGCGCCCGCCGCGGACCGTGCTGCTCTTCGGGCCGCGGGGGGCGGGCAAGGCGCTGCTGGGGCGCTGCCTGGCCACGCAGCTGGGAGCCTCGCTGCTGCGCCTGCGCGCAGCCTCGCTGGCCGCGCCCGGGGCCGCCGAGGGCGCGCGCCTCCTCCAGGCGGCCTTCGCGGCTGCGCGCTGCCGCCCGCCGGCGGTGCTGCTCATCAGCGAGCTGGACGCGCTGCTGCCGGCCCGGGAGGAcggcgccgccgccgcgggcTCGCTGCTCGCGCCGCTCCTGGCTTGCCTGGACGGCGGCTGCGGCGCGGGGGCCGACGGCGTGCTGGTTGTGGGCACCACCTCGCGGCCCGCTGCTCTGGACGAGGCCACCCGCCGGCGTTTTGTTCTCCGCTTTTACGTGGCGCTGCCCGATGGTACGGCCCGCGGACAGATCCTGCAGCGGGCGCTGGCCCAGCAGGGCTGCGTGCTGAGCGATCGGGAGCTGGCGGCCCTGGTGCAGGGCACCCAGGGCTTCTCCGGGGGCGAGCTGGGGCAGCTGTGCCAGCaggcggcggccggggcgggcCTCCCGGGGCTGCAGCGCCCCCTCTCCTACAAGGACTTGGAGGCGGCCCTGGCCAAGGTGGGCCCCCGGGCCACCCCCAAGGACCTGGACTCGTATGTGGAGTGGGACAAGATGTACGGCTTCGGACACTGA